The Steroidobacteraceae bacterium genomic interval TGGTGCGCCTCGGCAAGCAGGAATTTCGCGAACTGATGAACGAGCCCATGCTGCACTGGGTCGACGATGCCGAGGCGCGTCGCATAGTGGCTGACGGCGGGCAATGGCTCGACGTCCGCCTGCCCAGCGAATTCCAGAACATGCGGCTCGACAATTCGCTGAATATTCCGCTGTATTTCATCCGCCTGAAGACAGGAACCCTGGATACCGCCCGACCCTATGTCGTCGTGTGCGACACCGGGCGGCGCAGCTCCGCTGCGGCCTACATCCTCGTGAATCGAGGCTTCAAGGCCTATGTGCTGAAAGGCGGAATCAGCAGTGCGACCTTGCCGCTACGCCGCGCTCCGGGGTGATCGACACTAACCATCGCGAGCCCGAGGACTAGCGGACAATCACGCAGACTCCGCGCCGCTGCAAGACCTACATGGTGTGGGTGGGTTTGTCACCCGTCAGCGCGCCGGCAAGATACGTCTCGATCTTTTTCTGCGTCTGGCCGCGATCCTGCTCAGAGAACTGCACGCCAATGCCCGCCGTGCGCTTGCCTTGTGCGCCCTTGGGCGTGACCCAGATCACCCGACCGGCGACAGGAATCTTCTCGTCCTCGCCCATCAGGTTGAGCAACATGAATACCTCGTCACCCAGGCGATAGTTGCTATTGGTCGGAATGAAGAGCCCGCCATTGCGTACGAACGGCATGTAGGCCAGATACAAGGCACTCTTGTCCTTGATCGTCAGGGTGAGCAGCCCCGGCTTGTTGCCAGCACTGCGCGCCGGAGATTTTGCTGCTTCGCTCAAGCCGTTCGCCTCTGCAAGGCCATCGCGAGGTGCCACAACAGCGCCTCGATTGCCATCTTGCGGTTAATCGGTGTTGCCAGCTGCGATCGTATTCGCGCCAATTCGCGTTGCACAGCGAGCAATTCCACTATATTCCGCGCCGGAACGCCATCTTGCAAGTGCGCAGGTTCGCCCTGTCCGGAAAATTGCGGACGGTCGCCAGCCGCCGAAAAAATTCGATCTGTGAGCCAGTTCTCAAGCGCGACCAGGTATAACGCCGTATCGGCCTGTGCCCAGTGAACTGCCGCATTGCCCGGATGCTCGCCTCTTTGCAGGTGCTGCAGCGCGTCGATCACATCCTGGCGGATTGCACGCGCCTGATCAGCCGGAATGCAGGCCGCAGCAAATGGTCCGCCGCCCGCCAGGTCGAGCGCCGCGCTCCAGTCCTCCGAGGCGCCATGCGCCTGCGCGAGCCACTGCAGTGCCGTCGAGCGGTCGGGCCTCGGCAACCGGATGCGCTGGCAACGACTGCGTATCGTCGCTGGCAGCCGTGATGCATCAGCCGTCACGAGTATTATCACCGTGCCCGGCGGTGGCTCCTCCAGGGATTTCAGCAGCGCATTTGCCGCCGCGGCGTTCATCGACTCGGCTGGAGTCACCACGGCCACGCGCGCGCCACCACCATGCGTCGTCAGCGCCAGCTCGGCGCCGAGCTCACGGATCTGGTCGACACGCAATTGCTGTTTGTCCGCGTCCGGCTCTGTCCACAGAAGATCAGGATGCTCGCGGTGTACCACCCGTCGACAGTCCGGGCACGTCCCGCAGGGCGCGTTGCCGGCCTCGCGCTTACGGCACAGCAGCAACATTGCCGTCTGCAATGCAAGCCACTCGCCGCCACAACCTCGCGACTCGTGCAGAAGTAGCGCATGCGGCATGCGATTGCGGTCGGCAAGGCTGGTCAGCTGCGCGACGATCGGGCCAAGCCAGGGCGGATTCGGCGACGTCACAGCAGTGACTCCAGTTCCCGACCGACTGCGGCAAGCACCTGCTCCGCCGATACCGTGGCGTCGATAATTCGGATCCGCTGCTCTCGCGCGGCCAACTGCAGGTAGCCTGTTCGTACGCGCTCGAAGAACGCCAGGTTCTGCGATTCGAAGCGATCCCGGGCCTGGCGGCGACTGGCCGCACGCTGCAGCCCCATCCTAACCGGCAGATCAAGCAGGAAGGTCAGGTCGGGTTCGAGTCCGCGCTGGACACTTCGCACCAGTTGCTCGATCAGGTCTTCATCCACACCGCGCCCTGCACCCTGGTAGGCACGGCTCGCGTCGGAGAAACGATCACATAACACCCAGGTTCCCGCCTCGAGGGCCGGCTCTATTCTATTGCGCAGGTGAATACTGCGTCCCGCAAACATCAGCAGCGTCTCGGCGACACTATCGAGGGGCTCGTCGCCGTGAGCGAGGACCAGTTGCCGGATTTGCTCGGCGAGTGGTGTGCCGCCGGGTTCGCGGGTCACCAATACCTCGAGTCCACGATCCCTGAGCGAGGCGGCAACGCCGTGGACCACTGTGGATTTGCCCGCACCTTCTATGCCCTCGAATGTGATGAATCTGCCGCGCATCTAGCGTGTTCCCTGCAGCTTCAATTTGGCCAGATAGCGCCGGACCGCATCGGCATGCGCGGCGTAGTTGCTGGAGAAAAAGTGGGAGCCATCGCCGTCGCCGGTCGCGACGAAGTACAGGTCGCCCGTGATCTCAGGCTGTGTAACGGCCAATAACGCTTCCTTGCCGACGAGGGCAATCGGCGTCGGTGGCAGGCCGGCCCTTGTATAAGTGTTGTAAGGCGTGTCGGCACGCAGGTCGCGACTGCGAATATCCCCGTCGTAGCGCGCTCCCATCCCGTAGATCACGGTCGGATCGGACTGCAGCCGCATGCCGCGACGCAGCCGCAGTAGAAACACGCCGGCAATTCGTGCTCGCTCGCCCGGCAAAGCGGTTTCCTTCTCGACGAGTGAGGCCAGCGTGAGCACTTGATATGGTGACTCGAGTGGTTCGGTATTTGCGCGCACGCTCCAGGCGGTGGCCAGTTCCTGCTGCAATCGCTCATGCGCCCGACGAAGCAACGCTAGGTCCGTGCTGCCGGCGGCAAAACGATAGGTGTCAGGATAGAGCTGCCCTTCCGGATGCAGCTCGCCCGACCCGAGCAGCGTCATGACTTCGCTATCGGACCGACCGGTGAGAGTTTGACTCAGCGCGGGATGTCGCGCGATTGCCTGGCGAGCCTGATCGAAAGTCCAACCCTCTATCAAGGTGATTGATTCGAGCACGACGCGACCGCTGCGCAGCTGCTCGAGGATGTCGTTGACACTCGCGCCCGCGTTGATGTCGTATTCCCCCGCCTGAATCGAGATGCCAGGCCGTCGCCAGCGGAGATAGGTCGCTACGATCTGCGGATGACTGACCAGGCCGGCGCGGCCCAGTCGCTGTATTACGGCAGTCAGACTGCTGCCGGCCGGCACGGCAAAGCGCTGCACCGCGACCGACGGTCCGCTCTGGCGCAACAAATTCCGGCACCACAGCTCACCCGCAAATGCTGCCGACGCAACCAGCGCGAGCAGAGTGACGATGAGCAACAATCTAGCGCCGCGTTTCATGCCACAAGGTCCCGAAACAGGTCGACTGCCCGAGCTGGTCCAAGCGCGCGGCCGTCAATCCGGCCGACCCCGACCGCACCGATGCGCACGTTGGTCAGGAACATCTCCGTACAGCGCTTGATTGCCGCCAGCGGTATGCGGGTTTCTGTCAGCGCGACATTCGCCGCGCGTGCACGGTCGATGACTTGCGCCCTGGCGATACCCGCGACGCAGCCGCAGGCGATCGCCGGCGTAAGGAGTTGTCCATCGAGGATGACAAACACGTTCGTCATGGTACCCGAGACGAGGTCGCCGGCGGCATTTGCATGCAGCGATTCGAATATGCCAGGATCCGACCATTCGGCACGTGCAAGCACCTGCGGCAGACGATTGCAGTGCTTGATGCCGTCGAGCCCCGGATCCTGTGGCCAAATCGTTTGTCCGAGCCGGACAGCCACTCGTCCGGCAGGGTCCAGCGCCGGACCAGACGGAAAATCGTAGCGCAACAGCACGACCGTCGGGCACAGGCCCTCATGCATCACATAACCACGCGCCGGGTCGCTGCCGCGCGTTACGATCAGTTTGAACACCGCGCGATCCTCGCGCGAGGCACAGGATACGAGCGTCTGTGCGAGCCCCGGCCAGTCCACAGATCCAATACGCAGACGCGCCATACCCGCCCGCAAGCGCTGCATGTGGGCGTCCAGGTGGCGCGCCATGCCATCGCGCACGACGATCGTTTCGAATAGCCCGTCGCCATAGTGCAAGCCGCGATCGAAACAGACCCTCACGCCGAGATCATCGTGCGAACTGAAGATGACGTGCCCGGCCGTCACGTTGCTGCGCCGAGTGCCTTGAGTACGCCCCTCGCCTTGGCGCGCGTTTCTTCGAGTTCCGACTGAGGATCGGAATCGGCGACGATGCCCGCGCCAGCGCGCAGTTCGATGGCGCGGTCCACCATCACGAGCGAGCGAATGAGAATGTTGAAATCAGCGCGCCCATCGTAGCCGATGTAACCAATGGCGCCCGTGTACGCTCCGCGGCCAACGCCTTCGAGCTCTGCGATGATCTGCATGCAGCGAAACTTCGGACAACCGGTGATGGTGCCGCCGGGAAATGTCGCGCGCAATGCGGCTATGGGCGAGACGTCCTCGCGCAACCGGCCGCGCACGTTCGAGACGATATGATGAACATGCGCATATGTCTCGATATTCATGTACTCGTTCACTTCGACCGATCCTGGCACGCACACCCGTCCGAGATCGTTTCGCTCGAGGTCGATCAGCATGATGTGTTCGGCCCGCTCCTTGGGGTGCTCGCGCAACTGCTCGATCATGGTCCGTTCGGCGGCATGGCCGCTCGCCCGAGGCCGCGTTCCCGCAATCGGTCGGGTCGCTATGAAACGGTCCCGGTCG includes:
- a CDS encoding PilZ domain-containing protein, giving the protein MSEAAKSPARSAGNKPGLLTLTIKDKSALYLAYMPFVRNGGLFIPTNSNYRLGDEVFMLLNLMGEDEKIPVAGRVIWVTPKGAQGKRTAGIGVQFSEQDRGQTQKKIETYLAGALTGDKPTHTM
- the holB gene encoding DNA polymerase III subunit delta', with amino-acid sequence MTSPNPPWLGPIVAQLTSLADRNRMPHALLLHESRGCGGEWLALQTAMLLLCRKREAGNAPCGTCPDCRRVVHREHPDLLWTEPDADKQQLRVDQIRELGAELALTTHGGGARVAVVTPAESMNAAAANALLKSLEEPPPGTVIILVTADASRLPATIRSRCQRIRLPRPDRSTALQWLAQAHGASEDWSAALDLAGGGPFAAACIPADQARAIRQDVIDALQHLQRGEHPGNAAVHWAQADTALYLVALENWLTDRIFSAAGDRPQFSGQGEPAHLQDGVPARNIVELLAVQRELARIRSQLATPINRKMAIEALLWHLAMALQRRTA
- the tmk gene encoding dTMP kinase, whose product is MRGRFITFEGIEGAGKSTVVHGVAASLRDRGLEVLVTREPGGTPLAEQIRQLVLAHGDEPLDSVAETLLMFAGRSIHLRNRIEPALEAGTWVLCDRFSDASRAYQGAGRGVDEDLIEQLVRSVQRGLEPDLTFLLDLPVRMGLQRAASRRQARDRFESQNLAFFERVRTGYLQLAAREQRIRIIDATVSAEQVLAAVGRELESLL
- the mltG gene encoding endolytic transglycosylase MltG encodes the protein MKRGARLLLIVTLLALVASAAFAGELWCRNLLRQSGPSVAVQRFAVPAGSSLTAVIQRLGRAGLVSHPQIVATYLRWRRPGISIQAGEYDINAGASVNDILEQLRSGRVVLESITLIEGWTFDQARQAIARHPALSQTLTGRSDSEVMTLLGSGELHPEGQLYPDTYRFAAGSTDLALLRRAHERLQQELATAWSVRANTEPLESPYQVLTLASLVEKETALPGERARIAGVFLLRLRRGMRLQSDPTVIYGMGARYDGDIRSRDLRADTPYNTYTRAGLPPTPIALVGKEALLAVTQPEITGDLYFVATGDGDGSHFFSSNYAAHADAVRRYLAKLKLQGTR
- the pabC gene encoding aminodeoxychorismate lyase, whose protein sequence is MTAGHVIFSSHDDLGVRVCFDRGLHYGDGLFETIVVRDGMARHLDAHMQRLRAGMARLRIGSVDWPGLAQTLVSCASREDRAVFKLIVTRGSDPARGYVMHEGLCPTVVLLRYDFPSGPALDPAGRVAVRLGQTIWPQDPGLDGIKHCNRLPQVLARAEWSDPGIFESLHANAAGDLVSGTMTNVFVILDGQLLTPAIACGCVAGIARAQVIDRARAANVALTETRIPLAAIKRCTEMFLTNVRIGAVGVGRIDGRALGPARAVDLFRDLVA